A DNA window from Salarias fasciatus chromosome 23 unlocalized genomic scaffold, fSalaFa1.1 super_scaffold_20, whole genome shotgun sequence contains the following coding sequences:
- the abi3bpb gene encoding ABI family, member 3 (NESH) binding protein b isoform X3: MAGSSVLLLLLLLLAVTLQLVPAQRIRERRQSLKVRINATDDTIVMTFVRPSADVKLEGYILGYGGGVFSKQFIPLPEDGEPYQAEMDAEPKYLIAVQPIPTNDVKKHCTGKVNLEKPLHLVIGSVSPTAVLLSWGNMAKTPYEGNILDECLEDGFYTIRYRERNRKWIYQTCPTSDTVVDNLKPNTPYEFGVRSNKDENSGTWSKPVVHNTNMGNKNPQKTFKLRNPLMNPLKPHGLFPPRPALHNATRGRFSTILKNGGFPGAPRTFAPPLGQQETVPQPTRPLLDTENLVRSAPHLPEDPPIAPWFQATQAPQTSTTVASRITVSPTSGHSSHGRTTEASIKAPNKPPHSAAVSQSKDRSALLRSLANERAQTNSWVNGQPHGGSSAVKPALWSRPRLGSPARPSIQINKKPNLVGKPGETDKVNSLKQSVDLPLLKTKVPTSPTAKPTKPERRQTTTTTAAPTPTATRQETWEESDLFKAQPTSDLDALGKKRYVAPHVVYKTGKKPDEPCSITSSLNFFPESEPGETNVTAPPRSPPSNLTVVTVEGCPSFVILDWEKTDNDTTEYEVISTAKGPDGEQVSILTTNQTHTAVENLKPESSYEFKVKPKNELGTGPPSEPVSFNTESADPRVSENVSGKDAIWTQFPFKTDSYSDCHGKQYVKRTWYRKFVGVQLCNSLRYKIYLSDSLNGKFYNIGDQTGFGEDHCQFVDSFLDGRTGRQLQADQLPSRAGFYRAVRQEPVHFGQIGGRSHISYVSWYECGTPIPGKW; the protein is encoded by the exons atggCGGGCTCctcggtcctcctcctcctcctcctcctgctggccgTCACGCTGCAGCTCGTCCCGGCTCAGAGGATCCGAG AGCGCCGTCAGAGCCTGAAGGTCCGGATCAACGCCACCGACGACACCATCGTCATGACGTTTGTGCGTCCAAGTGCCGACGTGAAGCTGGAGGGCTACATCCTGGGATACGGCGGCGGCGTCTTCTCCAAACAGTTCATCCCGCTTCCCGAGGACGGCGAGCCGTACCAAGCCGAGATGG ACGCTGAACCGAAGTACCTGATCGCTGTTCAGCCGATTCCAACCAATGACGTTAAGAAGCACTGTACAG GTAAGGTCAACCTGGAAAAACCCCTGCACCTGGTGATTGGTTCCGTGAGTCCAACGGCGGTCTTGTTGTCGTGGGGAAACATGGCAAAGACGCCGTACGAAGGGAACATCCTGGACGAATGTCTTGAGGACGG GTTCTACACCATCCGCTACagggagaggaacaggaagtggatctACCAAACGTGTCCGACCAGCGACACTGTGGTTGACAACCTGAAGCCCAACACACCGTACGAGTTCGGCGTTCGCTCCAACAAGGACGAGAACAGCGGCACGTGGAGCAAACCAGTCGTCCACAACACCAACATGGGCA ATAAAAACCCGCAGAAGACTTTTAAGCTGCGTAACCCACTCATGAATCCACTG aagCCTCATGGTCTTTTCCCTCCACGTCCCG ctctgcacaatgccaccagggggcgattTTCCACCATACTGAAAAATGGCGGCTTCCCTGGAGCTCCTCGCACCTTTG cgcctcctctcGGCCAGCAGGAAACCGTCCCTCAGCCCACCCGCCCGTTGCTCG ACACTGAGAACTTGGTTAGAAGTGCCCCACACCTTCCAGAGGACCCTCCAATCGCCCCATGGTTCCAAGCCACCCAGGCCCCTCAGACCAGTACCACTGTTGCCTCCCGCATTACTGTCTCACCCACCAGCGGCCATTCTTCTCACGGGCGGACCACTGAAGCATCCATTAAGGCACCAAACAAGCCACCACACTCCGCTG CTGTCAGCCAATCAAAGGACAGATCAGCATTGTTGAGATCTCTGGCCAATGAGAGGGCTCAGACTAACAGCTGGG TGAACGGACAGCCGCATGGCGGCAGCTCTGCGGTCAAACCGGCCTTATGGTCCCGACCTAGACTTG GGTCTCCTGCTCGTCCGTCCATTCAGATCAACAAGAAACCGAACCTGGTGGGCAAACCCGGAGAAACCG ACAAAGTCAACAGCCTCAAACAGAGTGTCGACTTACCCCTCCTCAAGACTAAAGTCCCAACCTCCCCCACCGCCAAACCCACCAAACCGGAGCGCAGacagaccaccaccaccaccgccgcgcCCACGCCCACCG CAACTCGACAGGAAACCTGGGAGGAGTCCGACCTGTTCAAAGCGCAGCCCACCTCCGACCTTGACGCTCTGGGCAAGAAGCGCTACGTCG CGCCCCATGTGGTCTACAAAACCGGGAAGAAGCCAGACGAGCCGtgctccatcacctcctccctGAACTTCTTCCCTGAGAGCGAGCCCGGAGAGACGAATGTGACGGCGCCGCCCAGGAGTCCACCTTCCAACCTCACCGTGGTGACGGTGGAGGGATGTCCCTCCTTCGTCATCCTGGACTGGGAGAAAACGGACAACGACACCACTG AGTATGAAGTCATCTCCACGGCTAAAGGGCCAGACGGCGAGCAGGTTTCCATCCTGACCACCAACCAGACGCACACGGCGGTGGAGAACCTGAAACCGGAAAGCAG cTACGAGTTCAAAGTGAAGCCCAAGAATGAGCTGGGCACCGGTCCCCCCAGTGAACCTGTGTCCTTCAACACCGAGTCGG CTGATCCTCGGGTGAGCGAGAACGTCTCTG GAAAAGATGCCATCTGGACTCAGTTCCCCTTCAAGACCGACTCGTATTCTGACTGCCATGGGAAGCAGTACGTGAAGAGGACCTGGTACCGCAAGTTTGTTGGTGTCCAGCTCTGCAACTCTCTGCGTTACAAGATCTACCTGAGCGACTCTCTCAATG GTAAATTCTACAACATTGGGGATCAGACGGGTTTCGGTGAGGACCACTGTCAGTTCGTAGACTCGTTCCTGGATGGACGAACGGGTCGTCAGCTCCAAGCGGACCAGCTGCCCTCCAGAGCAG gTTTTTATCGGGCCGTCCGTCAGGAGCCGGTTCACTTCGGACAGATCGGCGGTCGCTCTCACATCAGCTACGTTTCCTGGTACGAGTGCGGGACGCCCATCCCAGGGAAATGGTAG
- the abi3bpb gene encoding ABI family, member 3 (NESH) binding protein b isoform X1, producing the protein MAGSSVLLLLLLLLAVTLQLVPAQRIRERRQSLKVRINATDDTIVMTFVRPSADVKLEGYILGYGGGVFSKQFIPLPEDGEPYQAEMDAEPKYLIAVQPIPTNDVKKHCTGKVNLEKPLHLVIGSVSPTAVLLSWGNMAKTPYEGNILDECLEDGFYTIRYRERNRKWIYQTCPTSDTVVDNLKPNTPYEFGVRSNKDENSGTWSKPVVHNTNMGNKNPQKTFKLRNPLMNPLKPHGLFPPRPALHNATRGRFSTILKNGGFPGAPRTFAPPLGQQETVPQPTRPLLDTENLVRSAPHLPEDPPIAPWFQATQAPQTSTTVASRITVSPTSGHSSHGRTTEASIKAPNKPPHSAAVSQSKDRSALLRSLANERAQTNSWGLNSRSLSPNSPALPQQTGSARPLFPLYRPNSWSPTSGVLGVNGQPHGGSSAVKPALWSRPRLGSPARPSIQINKKPNLVGKPGETDKVNSLKQSVDLPLLKTKVPTSPTAKPTKPERRQTTTTTAAPTPTATRQETWEESDLFKAQPTSDLDALGKKRYVAPHVVYKTGKKPDEPCSITSSLNFFPESEPGETNVTAPPRSPPSNLTVVTVEGCPSFVILDWEKTDNDTTEYEVISTAKGPDGEQVSILTTNQTHTAVENLKPESSYEFKVKPKNELGTGPPSEPVSFNTESADPRVSENVSGKDAIWTQFPFKTDSYSDCHGKQYVKRTWYRKFVGVQLCNSLRYKIYLSDSLNGKFYNIGDQTGFGEDHCQFVDSFLDGRTGRQLQADQLPSRAGFYRAVRQEPVHFGQIGGRSHISYVSWYECGTPIPGKW; encoded by the exons atggCGGGCTCctcggtcctcctcctcctcctcctcctgctggccgTCACGCTGCAGCTCGTCCCGGCTCAGAGGATCCGAG AGCGCCGTCAGAGCCTGAAGGTCCGGATCAACGCCACCGACGACACCATCGTCATGACGTTTGTGCGTCCAAGTGCCGACGTGAAGCTGGAGGGCTACATCCTGGGATACGGCGGCGGCGTCTTCTCCAAACAGTTCATCCCGCTTCCCGAGGACGGCGAGCCGTACCAAGCCGAGATGG ACGCTGAACCGAAGTACCTGATCGCTGTTCAGCCGATTCCAACCAATGACGTTAAGAAGCACTGTACAG GTAAGGTCAACCTGGAAAAACCCCTGCACCTGGTGATTGGTTCCGTGAGTCCAACGGCGGTCTTGTTGTCGTGGGGAAACATGGCAAAGACGCCGTACGAAGGGAACATCCTGGACGAATGTCTTGAGGACGG GTTCTACACCATCCGCTACagggagaggaacaggaagtggatctACCAAACGTGTCCGACCAGCGACACTGTGGTTGACAACCTGAAGCCCAACACACCGTACGAGTTCGGCGTTCGCTCCAACAAGGACGAGAACAGCGGCACGTGGAGCAAACCAGTCGTCCACAACACCAACATGGGCA ATAAAAACCCGCAGAAGACTTTTAAGCTGCGTAACCCACTCATGAATCCACTG aagCCTCATGGTCTTTTCCCTCCACGTCCCG ctctgcacaatgccaccagggggcgattTTCCACCATACTGAAAAATGGCGGCTTCCCTGGAGCTCCTCGCACCTTTG cgcctcctctcGGCCAGCAGGAAACCGTCCCTCAGCCCACCCGCCCGTTGCTCG ACACTGAGAACTTGGTTAGAAGTGCCCCACACCTTCCAGAGGACCCTCCAATCGCCCCATGGTTCCAAGCCACCCAGGCCCCTCAGACCAGTACCACTGTTGCCTCCCGCATTACTGTCTCACCCACCAGCGGCCATTCTTCTCACGGGCGGACCACTGAAGCATCCATTAAGGCACCAAACAAGCCACCACACTCCGCTG CTGTCAGCCAATCAAAGGACAGATCAGCATTGTTGAGATCTCTGGCCAATGAGAGGGCTCAGACTAACAGCTGGG GTCTCAACAGCAGATCTCTGAGCCCCAACAGCCCTGCATTGCCCCAACAGACCGGATCCGCGAGGCCCCTCTTTCCCCTCTATAGACCCAACAGCTGGTCCCCGACCTCAGGGGTCCTTGGGG TGAACGGACAGCCGCATGGCGGCAGCTCTGCGGTCAAACCGGCCTTATGGTCCCGACCTAGACTTG GGTCTCCTGCTCGTCCGTCCATTCAGATCAACAAGAAACCGAACCTGGTGGGCAAACCCGGAGAAACCG ACAAAGTCAACAGCCTCAAACAGAGTGTCGACTTACCCCTCCTCAAGACTAAAGTCCCAACCTCCCCCACCGCCAAACCCACCAAACCGGAGCGCAGacagaccaccaccaccaccgccgcgcCCACGCCCACCG CAACTCGACAGGAAACCTGGGAGGAGTCCGACCTGTTCAAAGCGCAGCCCACCTCCGACCTTGACGCTCTGGGCAAGAAGCGCTACGTCG CGCCCCATGTGGTCTACAAAACCGGGAAGAAGCCAGACGAGCCGtgctccatcacctcctccctGAACTTCTTCCCTGAGAGCGAGCCCGGAGAGACGAATGTGACGGCGCCGCCCAGGAGTCCACCTTCCAACCTCACCGTGGTGACGGTGGAGGGATGTCCCTCCTTCGTCATCCTGGACTGGGAGAAAACGGACAACGACACCACTG AGTATGAAGTCATCTCCACGGCTAAAGGGCCAGACGGCGAGCAGGTTTCCATCCTGACCACCAACCAGACGCACACGGCGGTGGAGAACCTGAAACCGGAAAGCAG cTACGAGTTCAAAGTGAAGCCCAAGAATGAGCTGGGCACCGGTCCCCCCAGTGAACCTGTGTCCTTCAACACCGAGTCGG CTGATCCTCGGGTGAGCGAGAACGTCTCTG GAAAAGATGCCATCTGGACTCAGTTCCCCTTCAAGACCGACTCGTATTCTGACTGCCATGGGAAGCAGTACGTGAAGAGGACCTGGTACCGCAAGTTTGTTGGTGTCCAGCTCTGCAACTCTCTGCGTTACAAGATCTACCTGAGCGACTCTCTCAATG GTAAATTCTACAACATTGGGGATCAGACGGGTTTCGGTGAGGACCACTGTCAGTTCGTAGACTCGTTCCTGGATGGACGAACGGGTCGTCAGCTCCAAGCGGACCAGCTGCCCTCCAGAGCAG gTTTTTATCGGGCCGTCCGTCAGGAGCCGGTTCACTTCGGACAGATCGGCGGTCGCTCTCACATCAGCTACGTTTCCTGGTACGAGTGCGGGACGCCCATCCCAGGGAAATGGTAG
- the abi3bpb gene encoding ABI family, member 3 (NESH) binding protein b isoform X12 encodes MAGSSVLLLLLLLLAVTLQLVPAQRIRERRQSLKVRINATDDTIVMTFVRPSADVKLEGYILGYGGGVFSKQFIPLPEDGEPYQAEMDAEPKYLIAVQPIPTNDVKKHCTGKVNLEKPLHLVIGSVSPTAVLLSWGNMAKTPYEGNILDECLEDGFYTIRYRERNRKWIYQTCPTSDTVVDNLKPNTPYEFGVRSNKDENSGTWSKPVVHNTNMGNKNPQKTFKLRNPLMNPLKPHGLFPPRPALHNATRGRFSTILKNGGFPGAPRTFVNGQPHGGSSAVKPALWSRPRLGSPARPSIQINKKPNLVGKPGETDKVNSLKQSVDLPLLKTKVPTSPTAKPTKPERRQTTTTTAAPTPTATRQETWEESDLFKAQPTSDLDALGKKRYVAPHVVYKTGKKPDEPCSITSSLNFFPESEPGETNVTAPPRSPPSNLTVVTVEGCPSFVILDWEKTDNDTTEYEVISTAKGPDGEQVSILTTNQTHTAVENLKPESSYEFKVKPKNELGTGPPSEPVSFNTESADPRVSENVSGKDAIWTQFPFKTDSYSDCHGKQYVKRTWYRKFVGVQLCNSLRYKIYLSDSLNGKFYNIGDQTGFGEDHCQFVDSFLDGRTGRQLQADQLPSRAGFYRAVRQEPVHFGQIGGRSHISYVSWYECGTPIPGKW; translated from the exons atggCGGGCTCctcggtcctcctcctcctcctcctcctgctggccgTCACGCTGCAGCTCGTCCCGGCTCAGAGGATCCGAG AGCGCCGTCAGAGCCTGAAGGTCCGGATCAACGCCACCGACGACACCATCGTCATGACGTTTGTGCGTCCAAGTGCCGACGTGAAGCTGGAGGGCTACATCCTGGGATACGGCGGCGGCGTCTTCTCCAAACAGTTCATCCCGCTTCCCGAGGACGGCGAGCCGTACCAAGCCGAGATGG ACGCTGAACCGAAGTACCTGATCGCTGTTCAGCCGATTCCAACCAATGACGTTAAGAAGCACTGTACAG GTAAGGTCAACCTGGAAAAACCCCTGCACCTGGTGATTGGTTCCGTGAGTCCAACGGCGGTCTTGTTGTCGTGGGGAAACATGGCAAAGACGCCGTACGAAGGGAACATCCTGGACGAATGTCTTGAGGACGG GTTCTACACCATCCGCTACagggagaggaacaggaagtggatctACCAAACGTGTCCGACCAGCGACACTGTGGTTGACAACCTGAAGCCCAACACACCGTACGAGTTCGGCGTTCGCTCCAACAAGGACGAGAACAGCGGCACGTGGAGCAAACCAGTCGTCCACAACACCAACATGGGCA ATAAAAACCCGCAGAAGACTTTTAAGCTGCGTAACCCACTCATGAATCCACTG aagCCTCATGGTCTTTTCCCTCCACGTCCCG ctctgcacaatgccaccagggggcgattTTCCACCATACTGAAAAATGGCGGCTTCCCTGGAGCTCCTCGCACCTTTG TGAACGGACAGCCGCATGGCGGCAGCTCTGCGGTCAAACCGGCCTTATGGTCCCGACCTAGACTTG GGTCTCCTGCTCGTCCGTCCATTCAGATCAACAAGAAACCGAACCTGGTGGGCAAACCCGGAGAAACCG ACAAAGTCAACAGCCTCAAACAGAGTGTCGACTTACCCCTCCTCAAGACTAAAGTCCCAACCTCCCCCACCGCCAAACCCACCAAACCGGAGCGCAGacagaccaccaccaccaccgccgcgcCCACGCCCACCG CAACTCGACAGGAAACCTGGGAGGAGTCCGACCTGTTCAAAGCGCAGCCCACCTCCGACCTTGACGCTCTGGGCAAGAAGCGCTACGTCG CGCCCCATGTGGTCTACAAAACCGGGAAGAAGCCAGACGAGCCGtgctccatcacctcctccctGAACTTCTTCCCTGAGAGCGAGCCCGGAGAGACGAATGTGACGGCGCCGCCCAGGAGTCCACCTTCCAACCTCACCGTGGTGACGGTGGAGGGATGTCCCTCCTTCGTCATCCTGGACTGGGAGAAAACGGACAACGACACCACTG AGTATGAAGTCATCTCCACGGCTAAAGGGCCAGACGGCGAGCAGGTTTCCATCCTGACCACCAACCAGACGCACACGGCGGTGGAGAACCTGAAACCGGAAAGCAG cTACGAGTTCAAAGTGAAGCCCAAGAATGAGCTGGGCACCGGTCCCCCCAGTGAACCTGTGTCCTTCAACACCGAGTCGG CTGATCCTCGGGTGAGCGAGAACGTCTCTG GAAAAGATGCCATCTGGACTCAGTTCCCCTTCAAGACCGACTCGTATTCTGACTGCCATGGGAAGCAGTACGTGAAGAGGACCTGGTACCGCAAGTTTGTTGGTGTCCAGCTCTGCAACTCTCTGCGTTACAAGATCTACCTGAGCGACTCTCTCAATG GTAAATTCTACAACATTGGGGATCAGACGGGTTTCGGTGAGGACCACTGTCAGTTCGTAGACTCGTTCCTGGATGGACGAACGGGTCGTCAGCTCCAAGCGGACCAGCTGCCCTCCAGAGCAG gTTTTTATCGGGCCGTCCGTCAGGAGCCGGTTCACTTCGGACAGATCGGCGGTCGCTCTCACATCAGCTACGTTTCCTGGTACGAGTGCGGGACGCCCATCCCAGGGAAATGGTAG
- the abi3bpb gene encoding ABI family, member 3 (NESH) binding protein b isoform X9, with translation MAGSSVLLLLLLLLAVTLQLVPAQRIRERRQSLKVRINATDDTIVMTFVRPSADVKLEGYILGYGGGVFSKQFIPLPEDGEPYQAEMDAEPKYLIAVQPIPTNDVKKHCTGKVNLEKPLHLVIGSVSPTAVLLSWGNMAKTPYEGNILDECLEDGFYTIRYRERNRKWIYQTCPTSDTVVDNLKPNTPYEFGVRSNKDENSGTWSKPVVHNTNMGNKNPQKTFKLRNPLMNPLKPHGLFPPRPALHNATRGRFSTILKNGGFPGAPRTFGLNSRSLSPNSPALPQQTGSARPLFPLYRPNSWSPTSGVLGVNGQPHGGSSAVKPALWSRPRLGSPARPSIQINKKPNLVGKPGETDKVNSLKQSVDLPLLKTKVPTSPTAKPTKPERRQTTTTTAAPTPTATRQETWEESDLFKAQPTSDLDALGKKRYVAPHVVYKTGKKPDEPCSITSSLNFFPESEPGETNVTAPPRSPPSNLTVVTVEGCPSFVILDWEKTDNDTTEYEVISTAKGPDGEQVSILTTNQTHTAVENLKPESSYEFKVKPKNELGTGPPSEPVSFNTESADPRVSENVSGKDAIWTQFPFKTDSYSDCHGKQYVKRTWYRKFVGVQLCNSLRYKIYLSDSLNGKFYNIGDQTGFGEDHCQFVDSFLDGRTGRQLQADQLPSRAGFYRAVRQEPVHFGQIGGRSHISYVSWYECGTPIPGKW, from the exons atggCGGGCTCctcggtcctcctcctcctcctcctcctgctggccgTCACGCTGCAGCTCGTCCCGGCTCAGAGGATCCGAG AGCGCCGTCAGAGCCTGAAGGTCCGGATCAACGCCACCGACGACACCATCGTCATGACGTTTGTGCGTCCAAGTGCCGACGTGAAGCTGGAGGGCTACATCCTGGGATACGGCGGCGGCGTCTTCTCCAAACAGTTCATCCCGCTTCCCGAGGACGGCGAGCCGTACCAAGCCGAGATGG ACGCTGAACCGAAGTACCTGATCGCTGTTCAGCCGATTCCAACCAATGACGTTAAGAAGCACTGTACAG GTAAGGTCAACCTGGAAAAACCCCTGCACCTGGTGATTGGTTCCGTGAGTCCAACGGCGGTCTTGTTGTCGTGGGGAAACATGGCAAAGACGCCGTACGAAGGGAACATCCTGGACGAATGTCTTGAGGACGG GTTCTACACCATCCGCTACagggagaggaacaggaagtggatctACCAAACGTGTCCGACCAGCGACACTGTGGTTGACAACCTGAAGCCCAACACACCGTACGAGTTCGGCGTTCGCTCCAACAAGGACGAGAACAGCGGCACGTGGAGCAAACCAGTCGTCCACAACACCAACATGGGCA ATAAAAACCCGCAGAAGACTTTTAAGCTGCGTAACCCACTCATGAATCCACTG aagCCTCATGGTCTTTTCCCTCCACGTCCCG ctctgcacaatgccaccagggggcgattTTCCACCATACTGAAAAATGGCGGCTTCCCTGGAGCTCCTCGCACCTTTG GTCTCAACAGCAGATCTCTGAGCCCCAACAGCCCTGCATTGCCCCAACAGACCGGATCCGCGAGGCCCCTCTTTCCCCTCTATAGACCCAACAGCTGGTCCCCGACCTCAGGGGTCCTTGGGG TGAACGGACAGCCGCATGGCGGCAGCTCTGCGGTCAAACCGGCCTTATGGTCCCGACCTAGACTTG GGTCTCCTGCTCGTCCGTCCATTCAGATCAACAAGAAACCGAACCTGGTGGGCAAACCCGGAGAAACCG ACAAAGTCAACAGCCTCAAACAGAGTGTCGACTTACCCCTCCTCAAGACTAAAGTCCCAACCTCCCCCACCGCCAAACCCACCAAACCGGAGCGCAGacagaccaccaccaccaccgccgcgcCCACGCCCACCG CAACTCGACAGGAAACCTGGGAGGAGTCCGACCTGTTCAAAGCGCAGCCCACCTCCGACCTTGACGCTCTGGGCAAGAAGCGCTACGTCG CGCCCCATGTGGTCTACAAAACCGGGAAGAAGCCAGACGAGCCGtgctccatcacctcctccctGAACTTCTTCCCTGAGAGCGAGCCCGGAGAGACGAATGTGACGGCGCCGCCCAGGAGTCCACCTTCCAACCTCACCGTGGTGACGGTGGAGGGATGTCCCTCCTTCGTCATCCTGGACTGGGAGAAAACGGACAACGACACCACTG AGTATGAAGTCATCTCCACGGCTAAAGGGCCAGACGGCGAGCAGGTTTCCATCCTGACCACCAACCAGACGCACACGGCGGTGGAGAACCTGAAACCGGAAAGCAG cTACGAGTTCAAAGTGAAGCCCAAGAATGAGCTGGGCACCGGTCCCCCCAGTGAACCTGTGTCCTTCAACACCGAGTCGG CTGATCCTCGGGTGAGCGAGAACGTCTCTG GAAAAGATGCCATCTGGACTCAGTTCCCCTTCAAGACCGACTCGTATTCTGACTGCCATGGGAAGCAGTACGTGAAGAGGACCTGGTACCGCAAGTTTGTTGGTGTCCAGCTCTGCAACTCTCTGCGTTACAAGATCTACCTGAGCGACTCTCTCAATG GTAAATTCTACAACATTGGGGATCAGACGGGTTTCGGTGAGGACCACTGTCAGTTCGTAGACTCGTTCCTGGATGGACGAACGGGTCGTCAGCTCCAAGCGGACCAGCTGCCCTCCAGAGCAG gTTTTTATCGGGCCGTCCGTCAGGAGCCGGTTCACTTCGGACAGATCGGCGGTCGCTCTCACATCAGCTACGTTTCCTGGTACGAGTGCGGGACGCCCATCCCAGGGAAATGGTAG